The Theileria annulata chromosome 3, complete sequence, *** SEQUENCING IN PROGRESS *** genome has a segment encoding these proteins:
- a CDS encoding uncharacterized protein (note;~Tap-24g11.q1c.cand.58 - score = 18.59), translated as MNWELLRSRLHIDQIDLWNQVNKLLQESPLQTHQKDYEHTSEFYIWLISRILEDNNRKGTRESKTVQTEQDSTEPELENLIKGLELENKILEECYEKVPGPENYYKEEDLIIKVCCEGDSINWETTSNLIKLMKFREDKYIEKCLSLLKKKNDLFRKIIAAQYLSIVSLKQIHSRNRTKDFERPKFISKETKSELERKIEDLKEQNQLLNSRLEIYKSELEKFYPKNNSSCPKEENFNL; from the coding sequence ATGAACTGGGAACTGTTAAGAAGCAGACTACACATCGATCAAATAGATTTATGGAATCAAGTCAACAAGCTGCTGCAGGAATCGCCACTCCAAACACACCAAAAAGATTATGAACACACAAGCGAGTTTTATATATGGTTAATATCCAGAATTCTGGAAGATAATAATAGAAAAGGTACAAGAGAATCTAAGACTGTGCAAACGGAACAGGATTCTACCGAACCAGAGCTCGAAAATCTTATAAAAGGGCTAGAActggaaaataaaatactaGAAGAATGCTATGAAAAGGTCCCAGGAcctgaaaattattataaagaGGAAGATTTGATAATCAAAGTGTGCTGTGAAGGAGATAGTATCAACTGGGAAACCACATCAAATTTGATCAAATTGATGAAATTCAGAgaagataaatatatagaaAAGTGTTTAAGCCTCTTAAAGAAAAAGAATGATCTCTTCAGGAAAATCATCGCAGCGCAATACCTGAGTATAGTATCATTAAAACAAATACATTCAAGAAATAGGACTAAAGATTTTGAAAGACcaaaatttatatctaaGGAAACTAAATCTGAACTGGAGAGGAAAATCGAAGATTTAAAGGAACAGAATCAACTCCTCAATTCGAGGCTGGAAATCTACAAGTCAGAACTAGAAAAATTTTACCCCAAAAATAATTCTTCCTGTCCGAaagaggaaaattttaatttataa
- a CDS encoding uncharacterized protein (note;~Tap-24g11.q1c.cand.59 - score = 108.02) — translation MRVYKPPDRRPSLKKNEITFKSDPNPNKYGNIDGFEIDEALFSLLDGLVENNEKTREIVVKTLMKFALYQPDLVLKSVLTFLQVQKTTVTHQHSLLRFLKRCINELKNIPNSTVKEVLLFVLKEIRFLKVTDQRHLEMKEIVNAATVLCASFSVDIILAYIKEINQRENYFEILCIYVKVLTHICVSVPNNTYVKSILISSHIMSLYNKEVFKEENQEICKELSSLLYAISNMILTVPYTSYSYSRFIGLGRFSSINNTVGKACNEVVSDSTIYEALNLENNICNRLLSMTNFPNRSHDSLNSVNAVDNKMIRKMSRPNIENIKNILEPLYGLMLEYYLQKIYINPAYDNTCLELLYSLVIISEYVSPECFRNNSLNLLTCIIVRFLNYVPNLKLNDNLWLKLHKINSNNLTNKFVSLFSNPIIMNIDVSCDVPPKFFVYGLRVFMQILFNNNQFYIYTNSHNLCNILFSILVILYNNNNKCLLSYLKDAVSSKDICQKDTYVVTSQTNSNDSNSEIDNVYIDHIISSLGILLSINSTCLVLCEFLYNKLTSNVLSSVILSFYIFSCTTEMESNIENNEENVLLFKDNGLVDTSQPHKLVKNYEKLGEKKSILMYKIIDNINQILNINVTDSYSFYIVVQFINTLFSSKYISFYSNYNHLEDKNTRINKKMKNVYYIINYIFEYKINMDIKKRIDSNLELFSDNKFDQTFFHLMYHYDPNSQSQVLTTHPLVQTEYIEDCIENIMRNAPEHFLSYLMNKLTSNVKRNLLTIFIYLFKLFERCEEDLIRKVLGEENLVNLLILAMIYLHDPVYYFGEAYYSSKLLIKLYKLLFVPVGPEVSLSNLLIDESVVVNDLDDYNTLDSCFLTDNVIKNSRMDENYVYPTDIVINMMNVSRIIGKLNEFYRVEGDKIINQMGSLIKKLKNKPVLHKSTSFLFSPSFLTTGNTFSSNIVLSNSANTTTNLKVNGIVIDTDLSVFQNLGILNIVCFFTVGSAKKQCDTLDNGVIDIINSVINNVTTNTSSFTLSKEELTLAQRQKVAHTQYDTVGTSDQSMFWCNSVEMKNIYLILNSICISNLANKDNTKLLCTKLYQITVQNMPKDTSFSIFGKTSTYLQSERARLTLLSALTHVYSRFGSVMNTKVVDGGELENSKESVEEALSSRYNKMTNSLLGKEKSNETDDNGTESMVEKYIITPLIFIFNNETDAPVQEFILNRLILLTHSNKAVEGDIEMISVLFNKLIGIILKLADSNNKLDANSLAEKYEKNETLNTKNLNIEVNEKEQLLAFYSFLLLSSFGPHYKSLTTSEKPYMVLYYILYWCDHYFYVNIAKFNLNYSFTYNFHSSINSVKIVQFYLKTVFYTLVNSGNNVDWDILYKIIIIILNNNNPNEQILIKNRLYILITFLNEVSHLGYTELSKEDTVENWLKILMMIWCYVLKCHDYNVKIKLINIFYRLFQRHKGVVSEDKVGLDVINNLDTIVKMMPEDLSIKLVMLSANYLERPTCISNSLIKIIHKILKQNMSLMSTQQIQSILIVVFNRFKQHFQSSNIPIFLRLFLIDIFKSNTNILFNVLFGYNLEFQSNVILMIIKDEELLYLLLDYLQQFISKQLQECFKNDSGSVGDVENSISNSQLTRENNIKTLECVIEYNVGIFKNYFELLSESEYVNLLIIYVNAMSNRVSGLVKENLDKKIVRLLKSILQQDVSTNNTILYYSIGIISSNSKLLNSFLDYILKLLHCSNNDFVNLESQNIKVPLNDMKTPLNTMKIPLDIMKVLLRIIIELIKCNLLTGYDLKVLKIIKSLDYNFKLIYYYLKNMFRTRINPYYNLYNNFYSKVEKVRRRFFDQLVTTLVDSVDDKIERDSLYYYMKVIYVVITIITKNRLVKYYHDANKMIFTIVKNKVFFTRKKLRHSYLQLYCSILRYISVNKNSVKSNKKLGMDNLKTYLLYPTCVSIMSKDSKGLSNICNRYMKLFVSVFFGNCYKVDCTNLFEEVIRALIVKGNSNSTCICNSTIPSYNHDNNKLKLTSEPIQKTLCVCNSFYLLYILSYFIPNDEDEGISVPANINEEFKNIKRLQLDKKSSEVLFQSKPSFENHSQDFIDVNEFYHLNLNVGNPSSTQLDSGDLWNISVCGDLLVLLDVSDYFVVDGRTKSNFMYNSDSLEEYFTKASGKNLSLLRIKSLDLIKNSFLFLSSNIYRFITFQKYLNSKPIKVTLFQSDDYFFFNSSFTKTNDVVDNKSQDKIKGNDKINQKPSLEVIQDDVLYNCIKFCVFIISKSSLFISENSEFLQLDHLLDHRDDQEFESNLKLIRRNCLIHFESLCNVVLSKLCKLIDNTKFKLYIYKQLQHLSNVVPH, via the exons ATGAGAGTGTACAAACCTCCGGATCGGAGGCCGAGCCTgaaaaaaaatgaaataacCTTCAAATCTGACCCTAACCCCAATAAATATGGAAATATTGACGGGTTTGAGATAGATGAAGCGCTTTTTTCACTTTTGGACGGACTGGTGGAAAATAACGAGAAGACGAGAGAGATAGTAGTTAAAACTTTGATGAAGTTTGCGCTTTATCAGCCCGATCTAGTGTTAAAATCGGTTTTAACCTTCTTGCAAGTGCAGAAAACAACAGTAACACACCAGCATTCCCTGCTAAGATTTCTCAAAAGGTGTATAAATGAGTTGAAAAACATTCCAAACAGCACTGTCAAAGAAGTACTTCTTTTCGTATTAAAGGAGATTAGGTTTCTAAAGGTTACTGACCAAAGGCATCTTGAAATGAAGGAAATTGTTAACGCAGCAACGGTTCTCTGTGCATCATTTTCAGTGGATATTATATTAGCATACattaaagaaattaatcAAA GAGAGAATTATTTTGAGATTTTGTGCATATACGTGAAAGTTTTAACACATATTTGTGTCTCAGTGCCAAACAATACATACGTAAAGAGCATACTAATTTCAAGTCACATAATGTCGTTGTATAATAAGGAAGTGTTTAAGGAGGAAAACCAGGAAATTTGCAAGGAACTATCATCACTGTTATATGCGATTTCTAACATGATACTAACAGTTCCATACACGTCATATTCATATTCAAGGTTTATTGGTTTAGGGCGTTTTTCATCCATAAATAACACGGTTGGTAAAGCTTGTAATGAAGTGGTTAGTGACTCAACCATATATGAGGCTTTGAACTTGGAAAACAATATATGTAACCGATTATTATCGATGACTAATTTTCCGAATCGTTCGCACGATTCACTAAATAGTGTGAATGCTGTGGATAATAAGATGATTCGCAAGATGAGTCGACctaatatagaaaatataaagaatatattgGAGCCTCTGTATGGATTAATGCTTGAATATTATTTGCAAAAGATATATATAAACCCAGCATATGATAACACGTGTTTGGAACTACTGTATTCTCTGGTGATCATCTCAGAGTACGTTTCGCCGGAATGCTTCAGGAACAACTCACTAAACCTTTTAACCTGTATCATAGTCAGATTCTTAAATTATGTACCAAATCTCAAACTCAACGATAACTTGTGGCTCAAATTACATAAAATCAACTCAAATAATTTGACCAATAAATTCGTGTCACTATTCTCAAATCCAA TTATCATGAATATAGATGTTTCTTGTGATGTGCCGCCGAAATTTTTCGTTTACGGACTTAGAGTGTTTATGCAAATCCTGTTCAACAATAATCAGTTTTACATCTATACCAATTCCCACAa CCTGTGTAATATACTGTTTTCGATACTGgtaatattgtataataataataataagtGTCTCTTGTCGTACCTAAAAGACGCCGTTTCTTCTAAGGATATTTGTCAAAAGGATACCTATGTTGTTACAAGTCAAACAAACTCAAATGATAGTAACAGTGAGATTGACAATGTGTACATTGATCACATAATAAGTTCACTTGGGATACTACTTAGTATAAACTCGACATGTTTGGTTCTCTGTGaatttttgtataataaactCACATCAAATGTTTTATCAAGTGtgattttatcattttatatattttccTGTACAACTGAAATGGAAAgtaatatagaaaataatgaagagAATGTTTTGTTATTTAAAGATAATGGTTTAGTTGATACAAGTCAACCACATAAACTAGTAAAGAATTATGAAAAACTAGGTGAAAAGAAGAGTATACTgatgtataaaataatagatAACATAAACCAAATACTAAATATAAACGTGACAGACAGTTATTCCTTTTATATAGTCGTACAGTTCATTAACACCTTATTTTCCTCAAAGTATATTTCCTTTTACTCAAACTACAATCATCTGGAAGATAAGAATACTAGGATCAATAAGAAGATgaaaaatgtatattatataatcaaTTACATATTCgagtataaaataaacatgGATATCAAGAAAAGAATTGATAGTAATTTAGAGTTATTCAGTGATAATAAGTTCGACCAGACGTTTTTTCACCTAATGTATCACTATGACCCAAATAGTCAGTCCCAGGTCCTCACTACCCACCCACTAGTTCAAACTGAGTATATAGAAGACTGTATTGAGAATATAATGAGAAATGCACCGGAGCATTTCCTCTCATActtaatgaataaattgaCGAGTAATGTCAAGAGAAATCTTTTAACGATATTTATATACCTTTTCAAGTTATTTGAAAGATGTGAAGAGGACTTGATAAGGAAAGTACTGGGAGAAGAGAATTTAGTCAACTTGCTAATACTAGCaatgatatatttacaTGATCCAGTCTACTACTTTGGCGAAGCTTACTATTCCTCTAAACTCCTGATAAAACTCTACAAATTGTTGTTCGTCCCAGTTGGTCCTGAAGTTTCattaagtaatttattgattGACGAAAGTGTTGTGGTTAATGATTTGGATGATTATAATACACTGGATTCTTGCTTTTTGACTGataatgtaataaaaaatagtAGGATGGATGAAAACTATGTATATCCAACAGATATAGTGATCAATATGATGAACGTATCAAGAATAATTGGAAAACTTAATGAGTTTTACAGGGTGGAAGgtgataaaattattaatcaaatGGGATCATTGATAAAGAAGCTTAAAAATAAACCTGTGTTGCACAAGTCAACATCGTTCTTGTTTAGTCCTTCATTCTTGACTACAGGGAATACGTTTTCTAGTAATATTGTACTATCAAACAGTGCAAATACAACCACCAATTTAAAGGTAAATGGGATAGTAATTGATACAGACTTGAGTGTTTTTCAAAATCTAGGTATTTTGAATATAGTGTGTTTCTTCACCGTTGGTTCAGCCAAGAAACAGTGTGATACACTGGACAATGGTgtaattgatataattaactCTGTAATCAATAATGTGACGACAAATACAAGCTCATTCACACTAAGTAAGGAGGAGTTGACGCTGGCACAGAGACAAAAGGTAGCACACACACAATATGATACAGTTGGCACCAGTGATCAGAGTATGTTCTGGTGTAATAGTGTggaaatgaaaaatatataccTAATATTGAACAGTATTTGTATAAGTAATTTGGCAAATAAAGATAACACCAAGCTTCTGTGCACGAAACTGTATCAAATTACGGTCCAGAACATGCCAAAAGACAcatcattttcaatattCGGGAAAACATCAACTTATCTACAGTCTGAAAGAGCTAGACTAACGCTATTATCAGCACTAACACATGTATATTCAAGGTTCGGCTCTGTTATGAATACCAAAGTAGTTGATGGCGGAGAATTGGAAAATAGTAAAGAATCAGTTGAAGAAGCTTTGAGTTCaagatataataaaatgacAAATTCACTTTTGGGTAAAGAGAAATCTAATGAAACAGATGATAATGGAACTGAAAGTATGGTTGAAAAATACATAATAACGCCAttgatatttatattcaataatGAAACTGATGCTCCAGTCCAAGAATTCATACTTAACCGtctaatactattaaccCACTCAAATAAAGCTGTTGAAGGTGATATTGAGATGATTTCCGTGTTGTTCAATAAACTAATAggtataatattgaaattggCAGATAGTAACAATAAACTGGATGCCAACAGTTTGGctgaaaaatatgaaaagAATGAAACATTGAACACAaaaaatctaaatataGAAGTAAATGAAAAGGAACAACTTTTGGCATTTTATTCATTCTTGTTATTGTCATCATTTGGGCCGCATTACAAGTCACTGACAACCTCAGAAAAACCTTACATGGttttatactatatactcTACTGGTGTGATCACTATTTTTACGTGAATATTGCCAAGTTCAACCTTAATTATTCATTCACCTACAACTTCCATAGCTCAATTAATTCTGTAAAAATAGTACAATTTTACCTGAAAACTGTATTTTATACACTTGTAAACTCGGGTAACAACGTGGATTGGGATATActttacaaaataattatcataatattgaataataataaccCGAATGAACAGATATTGATCAAAAACAGATTATACATATTGATTACGTTTTTAAACGAAGTATCACATCTTGGATATACTGAACTGAGTAAAGAAGATACAGTAGAAAACTGgctaaaaatattaatgatgaTATGGTGCTATGTCCTTAAATGCCATGATTATAATGTGAAGATTAAAttgattaatattttttatcgGTTATTTCAACGACATAAAGGAGTGGTTAGTGAAGATAAAGTAGGGTTGgatgtaataaataatttggataCCATAGTTAAAATGATGCCTGAAGACTTGAGCATAAAGTTGGTAATGTTGTCAGCAAATTACTTGGAAAGACCAACCTGCATATCTAATTCCCTGATTAAAATCATACACAAAATATTGAAGCAGAATATGAGCCTAATGTCAACACAACAAATTCAGtcaattttaatagttGTATTTAACAGGTTTAAACAACATTTTCAGAGTAGTAATATACCGATTTTCCTAAGATTATTCCTGATTGACATTTTCAAGAGTAATACTAACATTCTATTCAACGTACTGTTTGGCTATAATTTAGAATTCCAATCAAATGTGATACTCATGATAATCAAAGATGAGGAGTTGTTGTATTTACTACTCGATTATTTACAACAATTTATTAGTAAACAGCTTCAAGAgtgttttaaaaatgattctGGGAGTGTTGGCGATGTTGAAAATTCTATTTCTAACAGTCAACTGACTAGGGagaataatataaagaCACTAGAGTGTGTAATAGAGTATAATGTCGGTATATTCAAGAATTATTTTGAGTTGTTGAGTGAGAGTGAATATGTGAACCTTCTGATTATATACGTCAATGCGATGTCAAATAGAGTTTCAGGTTTAGTTAAGGAAAATCTGGATAAGAAAATTGTTAGACTTCTAAAGTCCATTTTACAGCAAGATGTTTCTACCAATAATAcgatattatattacagtATTGGTATCATCAGCAGTAACTCAAAACTTTTAAACTCATTTCTCGACTATATCCTAAAGTTATTACACTGTTCGAATAAtgattttgtaaatttggaatcacaaaatattaaagtCCCTTTGAATGATATGAAAACCCCTTTAAATACTATGAAAATCCCGTTGGATATTATGAAAGTGCTGTTGAGGATAATAATTGAACTGATTAAGTGTAACTTGTTGACGGGGTATGATTTGAAGGTGctaaagataataaaatcacTGGATTATAACTTTAAACTCATATACTATTACCTGAAGAATATGTTTAGGACCAGAATTAACCCATATTATAACCTGTATAACAATTTCTATTCCAAAGTTGAGAAAGTTAGAAGAAGATTCTTTGATCAACTCGTGACTACACTAGTTGATAGTGTCGATGATAAGATTGAAAGGGATTCACTCTATTATTACATGAAGGTAATATATGTGGttataacaataataacGAAAAATCGTTTGGTAAAGTACTACCATGACGCaaataaaatgatattCACCATTGTTAAGAATAAAGTATTTTTCACCAGAAAGAAGCTGAGGCATTCCTATTTACAACTTTACTGCTCAATATTACGCTACATATCTGTTAACAAAAATTCAGTTAAAAGTAACAAAAAATTGGGTATGGACAATTTGAAGAcctatttattatatccaACGTGTGTGTCAATAATGTCCAAAGATAGTAAAGGATTGTCAAATATATGCAACAGGTACATGAAATTGTTTGTTTCTGTATTCTTTGGAAATTGTTATAAAGTGGATTGTACGAACTTGTTTGAGGAGGTGATAAGGGCCTTAATTGTGAAGGGTAATAGCAATAGTACTTGTATATGTAATTCAACTATCCCAAGTTATAATCATGATAACaataagttaaaattaactagTGAACCAATCCAGAAAACCCTATGTGTTTGCAATAGTTTCTATTTgttgtatattttatcatattttataCCTAATGATGAAGATGAGGGTATCTCAGTCCCGGCGAACATTAACGAGGAGTTTAAAAACATCAAGAGATTACAGTTGGATAAAAAGAGCTCGGAAGTTCTTTTTCAAAGTAAACCGAGCTTTGAAAACCATTCTCAGGACTTCATTGACGTTAACGAGTTTTATCATCTGAACCTAAATGTGGGAAACCCCTCATCCACTCAACTTGATAGTGGTGATTTGTGGAATATTAGTGTTTGTGGAGATTTATTGGTTCTGTTGGATGTAAGTGACTATTTTGTGGTTGACGGCAGAACCAAGAGTAATTTCATGTACAATTCCGACTCGCTGGAGGAGTATTTCACGAAAGCTTCGGGTAAAAACTTGAGTCTTCTCAGAATCAAGAGCTTGGACTTGATCAAGAACTCATTTCTATTTCTTTCAAGTAACATTTACAGGTTCATTACTTTccaaaaatatttaaactCGAAACCTATCAAGGTTACCCTTTTCCAATCTGATGATTACTTTTTCTTCAATTCCAGTTTTACCAAAACCAACGACGTTGTAGATAACAAATCACAGGATAAAATAAAGGGAAATGATAAAATCAACCAAAAACCTAGTTTAGAAGTTATCCAAGACGATGTGCTGTAcaattgtattaaattttgtgTGTTTATAATATCAAAGTCCTCACTGTTTATTTCAGAGAATTCAGAATTTCTTCAACTCGATCATCTGCTGGATCACAGGGATGATCAGGAATTTGAGTCGAACTTGAAGTTGATTAGGAGAAACTGTTTAATTCACTTTGAAAGTCTTTGTAATGTAGTTTTAAGCaaattgtgtaaattaatCGACAACACCAAATTCAAGCTGTATATTTACAAACAATTACAACACTTGTCAAATGTTGTGCCTCActaa